The nucleotide sequence CTGACCGCGAGGCTCCCGGACGGTGCCGCCGCCGCGTCGTTCGGCCTCCGCCGACCGACGCCGCCCACCGATTCTGCCGCTCCCGCCCGGACGATCCGGGGAGCGGCGGGCACCGAAACACATCCCCACCCCCTATCCCCACCCCCCCACCCCCTATCCCCATCCCTTCCCGTGGGAGCCGCACATGTCCTCTGCGCAGTTGGGTGCCACAACCGGCGCCGCTTCGCGTTCCCGTCCCTTCTCCCTCCTGACGCTGTTGGTGTCCCTGCTCGTCGCCATAGGAACGCTGGCCCTGCCCGCCGCGGGCCGGGCCGAGGCGGAATCCCGTCCGTCGCAGACGCTGTACACGCCGCCGTCGAACGCGCCCTCGCCGGGCACGTTCTACCCGCGCGCGATGCGCCTGCAGTACAACGGCTCCGCCAACGGCACGATGCTCGCCACCTTCGAGGAGTACACCTCTGGTACGCCGGTCTTCCCGATCTACCGCAGCACCGACAACGGCACCTCCTGGACGAAGATCTCCGAGGTCGCCGACACCCAGAACGGCTGGGGCATGCGATGGGAGCCCGAGCTGTTCGAACTGCCCAAGGCCATGGGCGGCTTCCCCGCCGGAACCATCCTCGCGGCGGGTGACTCCGTGCCGGCCGACCGGTGGGGAGGCAGCAAGATCGACCTGTACGCCAGCACCGACCGGGGCCAGAGCTGGGACTTCGTCACCAACATCGCCACCGGCGGCCCGGCGTTCTCCACCAACGGCTTCACCCCCGTCTGGGAGCCGTTCTTCCTGATCTCCGGAGACCGGCTCGTCGTCTACTACTCCGACCAGCGCGACACCGACCACGGTCAGGAGATCGTCCACCAGGTCTCCACGGACCTCCGCAACTGGGGTTCGGTCGTGGACGACGTGTCGATGCCCACCTACGCGGACCGCCCGGGCATGCCGGTGGTCACCCGGCTGCCCAACGGCAACTATGTGATGAGCTACGAGTACTGCAACGCCCCCGAGGGCAGGTGCTCCGTCTACTACAAGATCTCCGCCGACCCGGAGGGCTTCGGCTCCGTCACCGGCCGGGTGCTGCGCTCGACCGACGGCGTCATCCCCAGCGGAGCGCCCTTCATCACCTGGCTTCCTGCCGGAGGCCCCAACGGCACCCTCGTCGTCAGCGGCGAGAGCCAGGACGACCTGTTCGTCAACACGGAGAACGGGGCCGCGAACGCCTGGACCCGTATGCGCTCCAACGTCGCCGGCGGGTACAGCCGGGGCATGCTCCCGCTGACCGACGGCCACAGCCTGATGGTGCTCAGCGGGGGACGCGGCCGAAGCACCGGCGTCAACCCCGTCACGTACAGCGTCGTCGACCTGGGCGGCGGCATCTCCGACGGCGCCACCTACACCGTGTCGAACGCGAACAGTGACCTGAGG is from Streptomyces sp. NBC_01314 and encodes:
- a CDS encoding RICIN domain-containing protein; protein product: MSSAQLGATTGAASRSRPFSLLTLLVSLLVAIGTLALPAAGRAEAESRPSQTLYTPPSNAPSPGTFYPRAMRLQYNGSANGTMLATFEEYTSGTPVFPIYRSTDNGTSWTKISEVADTQNGWGMRWEPELFELPKAMGGFPAGTILAAGDSVPADRWGGSKIDLYASTDRGQSWDFVTNIATGGPAFSTNGFTPVWEPFFLISGDRLVVYYSDQRDTDHGQEIVHQVSTDLRNWGSVVDDVSMPTYADRPGMPVVTRLPNGNYVMSYEYCNAPEGRCSVYYKISADPEGFGSVTGRVLRSTDGVIPSGAPFITWLPAGGPNGTLVVSGESQDDLFVNTENGAANAWTRMRSNVAGGYSRGMLPLTDGHSLMVLSGGRGRSTGVNPVTYSVVDLGGGISDGATYTVSNANSDLRLTIAGGSTANGTGATQRTTTNATDQQWRFVQQPSGYFKIFNVASGKVLGVENQSTANGARILQWDDNGTLDHEWAVAPHQDGGYTITNRVTGKHLEIPNASTATGTNAVQWSGTGCDCQRWDFTQTALPPLGTGQYVLVNKNSGKYVDIPQASTATNTAANQWQNSACSCQLFTFQSAGGGAWNIRNVNSNLNLAIRDGSTTAGAAVVQNTPSTADTQKWTLVEAGDGYYELKNVNSGLHAGVAQSSTSNGAAVVQWNDVNVDDQLWKIVRIN